In the bacterium genome, one interval contains:
- a CDS encoding tetratricopeptide repeat protein encodes MARKGSNLSFIGRYAESLPLFDRAIALDATFVRAYTGRAVTLAQLGRPAEGLASAEEALKLEPANAVAYTTLGFCLYRLGRGDEAEAAYEKALTVAPENPRVLYNYACYWALVGDEEKCREFLTRAFQYVESDVVEHSKKDRDLERYVDADWFDDLHAAAKTLEEGITHFLAGRYAAALAAFERTLAINDRHVRAHAGRSFSLAQLGRPDEGLAAAEEAVRLNPAYVRGYSAFAICLHRLHRRAEAQTAYERAVELAPDDPAALYNFACFWAEVGNEEKCREYLTRALTHDDGQVVGHVAKDPDMARYRNADWLRELIAAAKKARRTAPPKEPI; translated from the coding sequence TTGGCGCGAAAAGGGTCCAACCTTTCTTTTATAGGCCGGTATGCCGAAAGCCTACCCCTTTTCGACCGGGCCATAGCGCTGGACGCCACCTTCGTCCGCGCGTACACCGGCCGCGCGGTAACGCTCGCGCAACTAGGCCGCCCGGCCGAGGGTTTAGCCTCCGCCGAAGAAGCCCTGAAATTGGAACCTGCCAACGCCGTCGCCTACACGACGTTAGGGTTTTGTCTTTACCGCCTGGGCCGGGGCGACGAGGCCGAAGCGGCGTACGAGAAGGCGCTGACGGTAGCGCCGGAGAACCCGCGGGTTTTATACAATTACGCGTGCTACTGGGCGCTGGTGGGCGACGAAGAAAAGTGCCGCGAGTTCCTGACGCGGGCGTTCCAATACGTGGAAAGCGACGTCGTCGAACACTCGAAAAAAGACCGCGATTTGGAACGGTACGTCGATGCCGACTGGTTCGACGACCTCCACGCCGCGGCCAAGACGTTGGAGGAAGGCATTACGCATTTCTTGGCGGGTCGTTACGCCGCAGCGTTAGCGGCGTTCGAGCGCACGCTGGCCATAAACGACCGACACGTGCGGGCGCACGCAGGCCGCAGCTTCTCGCTGGCCCAGCTCGGCCGGCCGGACGAAGGTTTGGCGGCGGCGGAAGAGGCGGTCCGCTTAAACCCGGCGTACGTCCGCGGGTATTCCGCGTTCGCGATTTGCCTGCACCGTTTACACCGTCGCGCCGAAGCGCAAACCGCGTACGAACGCGCCGTTGAACTCGCGCCCGACGACCCCGCGGCGTTGTATAACTTCGCCTGCTTCTGGGCCGAGGTGGGAAATGAAGAGAAGTGCCGGGAATACCTCACGCGGGCGCTGACCCACGACGACGGCCAGGTCGTGGGCCACGTCGCGAAAGACCCCGACATGGCGCGCTACCGAAACGCCGACTGGCTCCGCGAACTTATCGCGGCGGCCAAGAAAGCACGGCGTACGGCCCCGCCGAAAGAGCCGATATAG
- a CDS encoding 4Fe-4S binding protein: MENGWTEEEVRELVGDGDDTRVIPVNVTAAAGQRVLNFRAVEGILARADRIAVAECFCHNKMQRCDHTREGCMFLGPWYDGAVKDGYARPASREEALAILRRTYDDGPGLVAAAADEGPYKICACCSRCCFQFTALNKFGMENALLSSDYVATHDGDLCAACGACVERCHFGATARGEEGLRFDPGKCFGCGLCAGTCPTSAQTLVEK; the protein is encoded by the coding sequence ATGGAAAACGGTTGGACCGAAGAAGAAGTACGGGAACTGGTCGGCGACGGCGACGACACGCGGGTCATCCCGGTCAACGTAACGGCCGCCGCGGGCCAACGGGTCCTGAACTTCCGGGCCGTCGAGGGGATACTCGCCCGGGCCGACCGGATCGCCGTTGCCGAGTGCTTCTGCCACAATAAGATGCAACGGTGCGACCACACGCGCGAGGGTTGTATGTTTCTGGGGCCGTGGTACGACGGGGCCGTCAAGGACGGCTACGCCCGGCCGGCCTCGCGCGAAGAAGCATTAGCGATTCTCCGCAGGACGTACGACGACGGCCCGGGCCTGGTGGCGGCGGCGGCGGACGAGGGCCCGTATAAAATATGCGCTTGCTGCTCGCGTTGTTGTTTCCAATTCACGGCCTTGAATAAGTTCGGGATGGAGAACGCGTTGCTAAGCTCGGATTACGTCGCTACCCACGACGGCGACTTATGCGCGGCGTGCGGCGCGTGCGTCGAACGCTGCCACTTCGGCGCGACGGCCCGAGGCGAGGAGGGCTTGCGGTTCGACCCGGGTAAGTGCTTCGGCTGCGGCCTTTGCGCCGGGACCTGCCCCACCAGCGCGCAGACGCTGGTCGAAAAATAA